In Acipenser ruthenus chromosome 25, fAciRut3.2 maternal haplotype, whole genome shotgun sequence, the sequence ACGAACTTGCTGCTTCTTTATTAGCAACATCAGAAAGTCAATCTCTTAGTCTTCAAAGCATAAAACACAAGTCACATCTCACACACTGTGTTAAAGCAGCTAGCAGGCCAGTGAAAtatgacacacacagacacatgagATCATGTGTATAATATGCCTCTTAAgactcacagtcctttgatgtttaatGGGAATAAGCAGTTTGaacaaagactcccattgcagagcagtttggtCCACTACAGGTGTTATTGAAGACAAACAGGCAACCCTGAGTTTTTCCTCTTTGTAGTTATTAACTACAATTGAGCACACAGGAAAAACTGGACTGGGtcaaactgctctgcagtggGAATGCTGCTACCATCCTTCATTCTATCCGAGCCTGCCCATTAGTGATATGTCTTTAATCTGATCAGGGGCTTTGTATTGAGTTCTTATTCAGTTTGTTGAGTGGGTTTGGACTGTAGGGATTTAACATCCCAGAGTCATCTCGATTTAACTGAATGTGCCAGTTTTATCAACGTCTTCGCAATTTGTGAACGCAGCTGTAAATGTTGCAAaactaatcaaatgcagctcCCAAGGAGGTTTATGTATTGACTGAGCCCGGGTGGTTTGTTTCTAGTCTTGTACGATCGCTGTAATGACCTTGAGAACTCTGGTCCATTCTGTGCTGACGTTGCAATCACTcgagggttttttttattttcctggtaaataaaaaaagaaaatgtagagtGTCATTTCCATCTCCAAGGACGTTTGTTCGTTTAAACAGGATtagtcctggttaaataaacacaaagtacCGCACACACTGTATCTGCTGGCTAATACAGCACTCTGATTATAGCAGCATGGTGTGTTACAGGCGCAGGACTGCAGTATTGTGTCTGTGCCTTCAGAGTGGGCCTCTAACTCTGTTTCACTGAAGGTTGGATCCAGCTGCTGTTACAGTATTGTGTTGCCTGGAAGAATCATGACCACCGAGTGAATCATTAGTGTGTCATGTGACTAGGAAGCTGGCCCTGTATCCTCAGCATGCAGTCTTTGGAACAGCCTCTATCAGCTGGAAGACTTTCAGCCATTTCAGCTTCTGgttaactgttttatttcactgttttttacagtttggttttattaaaATACGCTCAGTTTAGCAGTGAGAGATGTGGGGTTGCTGTGTGAATCTCGCAGAGACACATTCCAGCTCCAGGGTTCCGGGCACACAGGCCTTGTAACCACGGCAACACAGTGAGGGTGCATTGAGGCCTACACTGCAATGCTTACAGTTTGCAGGACTACTGTACACAGCCAGCACTGAGTGAGAACTACAGTTCAAATCCACCTAGCTTCATGCTgtgacaaagcaaacaaaaagcaacaacaacaacagtgtgTTTTTATGCAGGCTACAAATAGTGTATTATTACACAATGTAAACTCTCTATTGATTGTGCTTGTAAAGTGTATGGTTGTTGAAATGCCAATTGTATATACAGggccgtagccagccatgaaaaatcacagaggcacttgcTCATACACTTGCAGGCGCTGGGAGTGGGGCTCGTTGAACCGGTGGAGCTGGTTTGCAGCTGCTTTTGAATATCACCTGCTCATCCAGTAAGAAAGCAGttaatctgtctgtgtgtgtgtgtgtgtgtttacaaacgagaggaggccattcagcccatcttgctcgtttggttgttagtagcttattgatcccagaatctcatcaagcagcttcttgaaggatcccaaggtgtcagcttcaacaacattactggggagttggttccagaccctcacaattctctgtgtaaaaaagtgcctccctgGGCATATTCATCACTGGGCATGATGACATTTTCTTTACATTCTTCTCCACTCTTCTTCCAAACATATTTTTGCTttcttggagaaaaaaaaagttatactttGGATTCATCGGACCATAAAATTTGGTAGACgtaatcatcaggcttcttcaagtatccaatggaaaactccaatcactttcttttgtgtattgtttttaacaaaggttagCTTGTTGGCTTACATGGACATTCgtcttgttaaggtatcgttgaattgcTCACTCGTAAATTTCTTGACTATTTcttctcaattcttgtgtcaaatcttttgcagtagtCCGAGGAATTTGCTGGTCTACTTGAACgagtcttcttccagattttacagaactctttcttggtcttccacacctggagctagttgcagtagttcctctcctcctgtgtttgtcaataatagccacacagtgcttttcagtAAACTGAgtgtttctgctatttttctggtagtttctccctttttgtttagttgtatcactgctcTTTTGAGATCGCCGCTGTACTCTTTTTGCTGTACGCTTTTTGCTGTACGCTTTAGTTTTAatcatttttgttgctttttttaatcacaaatttccaatttatttttaagcaCTTCATGATAATGAATTTATATTcatatgaaatatgttgattgcccaaatacttttgtcaaagtatgacatTTTCATGTTATGCATGTACATACACTTTTTATTGAGTTTTATCTTGGAGTACAGCATGAGGATTTTAAATGCTGTTAAAtgcccccgcccctccccccccccaggtATGAAGTATTAAATTAACAACAAAGGGTTTGTAGAAGTGCCACTTGCAATTTATCTGTGAAAAGTTGTAGAAGGATAGAGGCTCCCCCCGGTTTCTCACCTAACACCAGCAAGCTCAGCTATCAGAGCACCTGGCTGTGAGGCTGAGCACCTTCCCATCACAAACAGAGCAGAAATCCGAGcgcacacagagactatcaccTGAATATGCACGCAGGTAAATGGGCAGTTCACACTCCTGCTGAAGACAAAAggtccccctccctccccacacAGGAGAAGGGCCGTCCATATGCTGATTTCTCTAACAGTAAACAGAGACAGTGAGGTAAACAGCTTAACGAAAGAGTCCAGCTTGGGGCAGAACAGAAGTTTGAATTTCATAAAAACACAGAACTATTAGTGAGGAGACTTTTACAAAGTCTGTTTTAATGTATTCAAGAAAGTCTGGTAAAGGTTTTTGATATATACTAAGCATTATTGAACCTGTTAGATTATTTACTCATTCAGTAAACCCTTTTTACACTTACTGTCACTTTAGCAGAGTAAAGGTACATTGGCAGCACATTGGGCACATAAACTCAGCACACTGTTCAAAGTTCAGAATGTAAAAGTGTCTAGGGATATGTTTGTCAGTGAATGTGGTTTCTTTCAGTAATTCCAAATGTAGTTCTGTATAGTTAGGGATGTTTTCCGGAATACTGTTGCTGCAGGAGCTCCTGTCCTTAGAGCTGCTGAGTAGTAGCACCGATATCTTTGCTAAGGTAAGAAGCACGAACAGTATTATACtctatattatcattattattattagtttatttagcagacgcctttatccaaggcgacttacagaggctagggtgtgtgaactatgcatcagctccacagtcacttacaactacgtctcacccaaaagacggagcacaaggaggttcagtgattTGCTCacggtcacgcaatgagtcagtggctgaggtgggatttgaaccggggacctcctggttacaaacccttttctttaaccactggaccacacagtctctaATAGATTCCCTGCATTAAGAGCTGCTCCGCTGTGCAATACCAGTTTAGTTACATTAAAAGCTTGTTTCTCTTTCTATGAAGTTTAAACTTTGCAAAGGAGCAAAAGCTTATGAAAGGCGGTCCTATACCGTTTAAAGAATTTCTTTTTATAAGATTCCCACACTTGGGTTCCACAAGCAGACACCCACCcaccctcactcactcactctgtaaCGCGTGTATACACAGTGTCATTATTGTTTtaacacaaagagagagagaaaacggtCTCCCGgagccccctccccctctctcggTGCTGGATTTCCTTCTTAACAATACAGAGGGAGGGGCTTGTTGGCTAACAAGCTGCTTTCTTACCCTATAAAACCGTCAATCGCCCAAACACCATCCTGCACAAAGCGACGGCAGATTGTAGTGATCGTTCTTCTCAAGCCGGTAAGTGTCTGATCTCCCTTTCAATTTCTAGTAAGGCCGTGTTTCTTTTAATTGTTAGTCAGTGAtatttaaatacatgaataaagaAATTTCAAATCTACACTTAAGACTGGACAGATTCAGAAATGCTTTTTGCTGAAGCCGTGTTATATATATCTCTTATAGTTTTCTCTTCAGAATGTTTTGCCGTTGCTTCTACTTAAGCAATTAGAAACAGCGACGCGGGTAGTGTGTTTTATTGAATGGTTTACGGAAAGCCAGCGTGCTTGTGATTTTTTACACTGCGTGTCTGTGCACATGTGTGGCTTGGCTGGGAGCCCAGGCCTCAGGCTTGCACAGGCCGACAGGATGAATGGTTAGGCCCGGTACTGTATTAGTAACACTGCTTGTATCTGTACGAGGACAATCTCGTCTGAGTTGTCCAGAATAATGAATTGTTAATCGTACAACGCAGCTCACTCCACTACACGAAGTGTAATTTGTTTTAATCGGTTCATTGTTGGTttgccggtgtgtgtgtgtgtgtgtgtgtgtgtgtgtgtgtgtgtgtgtttttaaatgcagtgctCGGTTTAAGTCAGGGCTTGAGCAAAGTGCAATTTGTTTCGTTAGTTAATTTCATAGATGAGTGGCCCTTTTAACAAAAGCCTCGTTTGCAGCTGAACAAAAGGAGACACAAACGTCTAGTAGTTGGTATCCAGCACCTGGTGAACTCGCGTAGCTGCATTAACATTGACGTGATTTATTCCTCCCTCGCGTCCTGCAGTATTATCTCGTAACTGTGTTTCTAGTCCTGTAGTTCTAACTATAGTAATGGTTACAGTAGATGGTTTTAATGGAGACTTTATTTGCACAGAAACAAAACCTACAACAAAATCAACCATGGGAAAGGAAAAGACCCACATCAACATCGTCGTTATCGGACACGTCGACTCCGGTAAATCCACCACTACCGGCCACCTCATCTACAAATGCGGGGGCATCGACAAGCGAGCCATCGAGAAATTCGAGAAGGAGGCCGCTGAGGTAAACGCTAAAGATTTGCAGACTCTTCTACGTAAGGGGACAAAGTCGTCATCAAATGTGAATGACTTCATTTGATCCGATGCCCTGCAGTGATTTCACCATCTCTCTCGATTTTTCCAGATGGGGAAAGGCTCCTTCAAGTATGCCTGGGTGTTGGACAAGCTGAAGGCTGAGCGTGAGCGTGGCATCACCATTGACATCTCCCTCTGGaagtttgaaacaacaaaatatTACGTCACCATCATTGATGCTCCCGGCCACAGAGATTTCATCAAGAACATGATCACCGGGACCTCGCAGGTAAGAGGCAGTTGCTGGCATGGTGGGGGTGGGTACAGGGCAGGTTTTGGGTTGACACCAGAGCTAATGCCACAACATGGCTTTGTTGGTCCTTGTCTATCTTGGTAGGAGTGTTGTGGCATTATCATTCACTTCAACAGCTTTGCTCCGTGCCCCAGTCACACCAAGGAGATGTGTACAATAGCGAAGTCTGTCCTAATCTGCAGTAATGCTTCTGTCTTCCCTGCTACCCTGACCTGTCCATGTCCTAACAGtgtctctccccttctccctccccAGGCTGACTGTGCTGTGCTGATTGTTGCTGGAGGTGTTGGTGAGTTTGAAGCCGGTATCTCTAAGAACGGACAGACCCGTGAACACGCCCTCCTGGCCTACACTCTGGGTGTGAAGCAGCTCATCATTGGCGTCAACAAGATGGACTCCACTGAGCCACCCTACAGCCAGAAACGTTACGAGGAAATCACCAAGGAAGTCGGCACCTACATCAAGAAGATCGGCTACAACCCCGCCACTGTGGCCTTTGTGCCCATCTCTGGCTGGCATGGAGACAACATGCTGGAGCCCAGCGCAAATGTGAGTATCTGAATTCAAGTGGATAATGTTTTGATGTGTCCTATGTTCCAGTGCATTGCTGTAGCTAGAAGTAACTGTTCCTATTCCTCTGTGTAGATGCCCTGGTTCAAGGGATGGAAGGTTGAGCGTAAGGAGGGCAATGCCAACGGCACCACCCTGCTAGAGGCGCTGGACTCCATCCTCCCTCCCGTGCGCCCCACAAACAAGCCCCTGCGTCTGCCCCTGCAGGATGTCTACAAGATCGGAGGTACACTCAATGTAGTCTTGTTTCTGAAGTTGTAGAACTGCACTGTAGAGCTGTGGCTGACCTGTGTTCTCCCCAGGTATTGGAACTGTACCCGTGGGCCGTGTGGAGACTGGCACCCTGAAGGCTGGCATGATCGTCACCTTTGCCCCTGCCAATGTGACTACTGAAGTGAAGTCTGTGGAAATGCACCACGAGACCCTGGTAGAGGCTCTTCCTGGAGACAATGTTGGCTTCAACATCAAGAACGTGTCTGTCAAGGACATCCGTCGTGGCAACGTGGCTGGGGACAGCAAGAATGACCCACCCATGGAGGCTGGCTCCTTCACTGCCCAGGTATGAAGGGGCCTCATGCTTTCTATGGCCTTGTTTTCTCCTTGCCCTGTTACTGTCCTTGTTGGGCAGTCCAGTAACTGGCCTGTCCTCCCGCTTCTCCCCAGGTTATTGTCCTGAACCACCCTGGCCAGATCAATGCTGGTTACGCTCCAGTGCTGGATTGCCACACTGCTCACATTGCCTGCAAGTTCGCCGAGCTCAAGGAAAAGATTGACCGTCGTTCCGGCAAGAAGCTGGAAGACAACCCCAAGTTTGTCAAGTCTGGAGACGCTGCCATTGTGAACATGGTCCCTGGGAAACCCATGTGTGTGGAGAGCTTCTCTGACTACCCTCCCCTCGGTAAGTATTTCTGTCCAGGATCTGTAATGGAACAGCTTGATCCTGTGACTCCTGGCAGTCTCGTCCTTCGGTAATGTATGGAGCCCTCCTATTTAACTTGCTATATTCCACTTGCAGGTCGTTTTGCTGTGCGTGACATGAGGCAGACGGTCGCTGTCGGTGTCATCAAGGCTGTTGACAAGAAGGCTGCTGGAGCTGGCAAGGTCACCAAGGCTGCGGTGAAGGCTGCCAAGAAATGAACCACCATCCCCTGGACTTTCCACCTTTGTTCAGGGTCTCTCTTGCTGCTGGAAACCTCAAAGACCCTGATGTGTCTCCTTAAGGACTGGCTAATGCTGATTAAAACCCATCGGAAGAGTGTTCGCAGGAAAGGAACAAGAATTCAATTGGTTTGAAGACTGtgctgcttccaagcagttaaGGGACTGAAATGGGGAACATGTAACCTGTCTTAAGCTTCACCAGCATGTTACTGTGCTGCAGTCTTATTTTGTTATGCAATGCAACATTTCATTAACCAGAGTTATTCTGGGTTAACCTCCATAAATTCTTTGTTTTACTCCATTTTGTGTGCCAAAAGTGTCACTACTGTATTGAATAAATGTTGCTTTTTTCACATCATTCCTTTTCTATTgccttgtccttttttttttttttagctgtccCATGTGGTGGTGTGGCATGCCAGTTGGGTTAATGCTTTCAGCTGTGTCCCTGTAGTACATCTGCTGTGCATTAAAGTAGCATGATGTGAATCCAAAACTACTTCATTTTGACTCTAGTCCTATAAATATGCCATTGTGCCTTGTATTGCGTTCTTTTCACCGTAGCTATATTTCTTCTATTCTAGAACACCAGGAATTTTCAAACTagttgctttaaaaatatatatatataattaggcaTCATTTCATTCACTGTAGTAAGTTTTGTTGGTAAACTTCCTGGCAGAGGTATCTTGTTTCTGAAGCTTCCTGGTGCTGAGCCAGGCTCTAATGTATCTCTCCTAATTACCTGCTTTCACTGCCTGTCTCCAGTCCAGGATCCCTATCCAGCTAAACTCCTTACCCACTCAGAAAGATTTGCTGCTGGAGAAAAAAATGACCTTTTCTGTGTTTTAGGCCTATATCTTACATTTTATACTTAAAGGAAACTATACTACTGCAATGCAATATGAATATGTGCCATTTATAGCATCTTGATCTTAGAAGTCAGTTACTTTGCCACTAATCGACAGACCAGACATTAGCTATGGCCCGGGATTCATGTTTTAGACGGCATTGTGTTGCCTGGGAGGTTCTGAAGAATCATGACCACAGAGTGAATCATTAGTGTGTCATGTGACTAGGAAGCTGGCCCTGTATCCTCAGCATGCAGTCTTTAGAACAGCCTCCATCAGTTGGAAGACTTTCAGCCATTTCAGCTTCTGgttaactgttttatttcactgttttttacagtttggttttattaaaATACGCTCAGTTTAGCAGCGAGAGATGTGGAGTTGCTGTGTGAATGTCGCAGAGACACATTCCAGCTCCGGGACTCTGAGAAGGAGCAGCTTCCCGGGCACACAGGCCTTGTAACCACGGCAACACAGTGAGGGTGCATTGAGGCCTACACTGCAGTGCTCAGATTGCAGGCCTCCAAAATGACTGCTGTACAAAGGTGGAGAAAATATTCACCCAGATCTGTGAAGCCTTGTAAATTGCGACATGCATGAAAAGATAAACTTAACTGTAACAGATGTTAACATGCTTACCTTTTGGTTGCATTAAAATGGctatattgtgtgtttttttgttctagaaattattttaaatgttatttattgtacaaaattcagcaaaaaaaacaatatgtaaaATAGTTGCTCTTCAAAATTCAATATAACAGTGATCACCTACTTCAAACAACATGGAGCAAACAAAGTTAAACTCATTACAGAAAACTGGATTAGAAGTGGTACACATTATTTTTGGCTACTTACtgtgcatttaaatgtaattGGACATTTGAAAGGGTAACAATTCATATGGATGTGAAATGCCAGCAGATCTCTTACGAGAGTATAATGAACAAGATATCCCCTTCCCCCATGAGTGAGACAAAGAACACTCCCCCACACCCAGGTCTAATCACCCCAGTCTCCACCCAGGAGAAGAACACTCCGTATGGTAATGTCCCAGACCCGAACTTCATTGTCAGATTGACGTCTGTTAACCAGCTCAATCCCAGCAGGAATTATCATCAGCATCATCACACCATCCCGCCCCAGAAACAGACTGCAAGGAGCAGGGCTGGAGTGGAAGCCACATTCACAAAATGTGTGGCTCCGTTTAAATGGAGCCCCCTTGTTTTCAAACATGCCctgcaatactaaaataaacttttcttTGACAAAGCATTTGAGACATTGGCAACTGCTTATTGTCGAAAGATTTGTCAAGGATTTATAAAGTACTAAAtgattgtatattttgtttacaaaagCTGTGCATGTTTTCATTAAAGCATACTGTTATTATATAGTGTTTTAATACATGAAACAATTCCTTGGTGTTTGATTACTTTCATTGCactgaaaacaaagcacacaacGTAGTCTGGCTAAAAGTCACTTTTCTCCAAAgctgttgttgttttgctttCCAATGTTATAACGCATTGTAGTACAAAGAGTATATATTTGGTTTATTATTAAATCAAAGAAAGTGAAGTTCTCAGATTGTTGAATGTATTAGAAGTGTGTATAAATACATACACTGTgtgtatacaaaaacaaaatactgaaaaaaataaaagttgtcCAGATAGATGCAATTTTACTTTAAATAGTCACGGTATAGAAATTCTCTTCGGGCTTCCGAAGTTCAGATAAAAGGGGCGTTTTTTTGTGTGGGTGGGTAATTTCTGTTAACAATAAATGAGGGTGGGTCCTGAATTTTTTACATACCGCCTCTTTTTTTCCACTATAAAAACTCTGAAAACCTAAAATTCTGCCTTTCTGTCCGACACCTCAGCGAGGAGCAGCAGGCGTTCTTCTCAATCCGGTAAGTGGCAGGCCTGGTGCGGTTTAAACGCGTTGGGAGTGAAGGCTGGGGCTTGcttgcgtttcttttttttttttccgtcgTTTTATTTAGTACAAAAAGAACGTTTCCCCTTCTACACTGCTGAGCGGAAACAATTCCACCGCGTTTTGTTTGGTTATAATAAACGCTCTTTTGAATTGTTTAAatactattttgtttgtttttgtgtttcggTAACCGGTTTCGTTTTTGGAAAGGTTAGTTTTAAAAACTTCTTGTCCTTTTGTACGTGTCTTTGACACAGCTGTGGTGTTGGCTTGGCGCCGGCTGCTGTGAGTTACCGGCGGCCTGTAGCATGCTGGTGATGATCATGGGATTTTGCGCGCTGTTTTTAGAGTTGGgaggttttaataattaacacatGATGCTGTCTTTTAAACGCGGTGTTAACATTTTAAAGTTGTGACATTAATAAACAATCCATTACGGTAGgcgtatttattttattattttttttgtcgaGCACATGGGTGTGGGCTTTGTTTGAGTTGTATAATTGACTTCAGGCCCGTAAGCGAATTGTTTCATCAATCCTGGAACACATGGTGTAAAATGGCCATCAAAATCGCAGTTGCCTTCCTGGCCTAAAAGTTACTTTTTCATACAGAACTGAAACGCGGTTCTGGTTATTAGGCCAACATCGATTTTTGAGTGTCTGACGATTCTCCTCAAGCTTAATTGGGGGGACGGAATTTGTTTTAATACTATGTTATGTGCAGAGTGTTTATGAAGACTTTGTTAACGTCTACAGATATACAACCAATCAGGCAACCATGGGAAAGGAAAAGACCCACATCAACATCGTCGTTATCGGACACGTCGACTCCGGTAAATCCACCACTACCGGCCACCTCATCTACAAATGCGGGGGCATCGACAAGCGAGCCATCGAGAAATTCGAGAAGGAGGCCGCTGAGGTAAGCAGTTGAAGATCAACAGGGGTGCTGGTTGGGCCTACAGGACTGGAGCGTATAAAGATAGATTGGTCCGAAGATGCACCTGGCAATTCTGCCTCTATATGGCCACACTGCTCAGAGCGCTGTCTGATACTCATGAACTTGGCAGTTTTCAACTCGttgtacaattaaatacaaatcagttaagcaccatctttctgtattttgtagaagtataaatactccggtaaacataaataacattcatcatactcatactttgacggtttttgttttatttccctttaaaaactgccatttctgAAAATATTACGGTCTCAAGCATATTCAAACtggtagaaaatgaataaaaacattaaattaaatctaaaacacacattttcagtatagtatagtaactgaagaagacataacatgtgcaatgtaatttatttttgctcGTAGTGCTTTCTTGTAGTGATCTCAAAACAACGCACCAGGGCACCACCTGTTGTCTTGATAGTGCAAAATATGCATTTCGAACGGGTCCGCGGCACcgagttttatttttctacactttTTTAAACTCACGGTTGATGAGTCCTGGTCGATTTTGATTCatgtttgtgtaataaattaaaagtagacagtCTAAACTTTTTGTCAGTGTAGGCCCTAAAATGTACGTCATACAGAAGGGCGTTTTTTTCCGTTTTTTTTCCTTTACGCGATGATCTCAACACCTAAACCAATCAGGGCCGAGCTGACACTTAAACTATTGGTTGTTGAAGGTGTCTATAATAAAACGTAATTTAAATCAAGAGCCAATCATGGTCGACATTTTAGATATTAAGGCGTTAACATTGTACGCACTTCCTCGCCAGCTTGTAATTTTTTGAACAGCGCTCAGTAGAGTCTTTGTTATGATGGGGAGAGGAGCTCCCAACGTTCCATCAGCGAGTACTGGCGCAGCAGAGCAATACTTTATTGTACGGAATTAGGAATAgagttattacatttattaaagttattaaattataaaaatgtaaatgataatttATATGTACAGATTTTGAGTAATGGAGTTATACACGAAATATATGTATTTGCCGTTGCTAGACAAAATGATCGACCCCTGAAATATGCGTTTTGTGATATTTTAATCACTACTTcatccttaatttaaaaaatcaagaacttaaattttaaacaaaaatggtgTAGAACGTAATGGAATTAattgaaaatagaaataaaatgcgtGAAATTAAGCTTAGACAAACTGCCTATCGTTGTACGGGGGGGTGAAACAGTGCCGCGGGTCCAGCAATGCTGAACATGAACTAGGTCATTTAAAATACGCTAGTACAGTAGTTGATATAGGTAAACAGTTAAAAACTATAGATAATGTTGATATAACATAGATCTGacatatgcttgtgtgtgtgtgtctgtcattaGACTGCCGTTTGAGCTCATATCTCCTGTGTAGGTTGAATATTTTTAGGCTCGGTAGTTTTAACATGTAACAAAACGTCACAAAGTGGtcatttgcatattaattaaatacttattttatttattttaaccattgttgttttaaactactcAACGGCAACAAATATGataacaaattatatattatgctttaaatatatcaactttatagaaatgacaaagttgcaattgtgtaacaatttacacaagtttaaaatagattaatatattaataaattaaaaatg encodes:
- the LOC117414261 gene encoding elongation factor 1-alpha 1-like, producing MGKEKTHINIVVIGHVDSGKSTTTGHLIYKCGGIDKRAIEKFEKEAAEMGKGSFKYAWVLDKLKAERERGITIDISLWKFETTKYYVTIIDAPGHRDFIKNMITGTSQADCAVLIVAGGVGEFEAGISKNGQTREHALLAYTLGVKQLIIGVNKMDSTEPPYSQKRYEEITKEVGTYIKKIGYNPATVAFVPISGWHGDNMLEPSANMPWFKGWKVERKEGNANGTTLLEALDSILPPVRPTNKPLRLPLQDVYKIGGIGTVPVGRVETGTLKAGMIVTFAPANVTTEVKSVEMHHETLVEALPGDNVGFNIKNVSVKDIRRGNVAGDSKNDPPMEAGSFTAQVIVLNHPGQINAGYAPVLDCHTAHIACKFAELKEKIDRRSGKKLEDNPKFVKSGDAAIVNMVPGKPMCVESFSDYPPLGRFAVRDMRQTVAVGVIKAVDKKAAGAGKVTKAAVKAAKK